In Eretmochelys imbricata isolate rEreImb1 chromosome 14, rEreImb1.hap1, whole genome shotgun sequence, a genomic segment contains:
- the LOC144275201 gene encoding uncharacterized protein LOC144275201 isoform X2, whose amino-acid sequence MDQGEEPSAPDPQDSSEKETLSDSHIAQGMTHVWIQKGADGFSRENEDESPQQESPERMDLHGMLSGSTKGEVSQNHEKEKASASQSYKCPDCGKSFHWSSRLAIHRRIHTGEKPHKCADCGKGFNWRAQLITHWRCHTGEKPFTCEDCGKSFMRSSILTEHKRIHTGETPYKCDYCGERFAWSSALSVHRRIHVEGEHYRCKDCGKSFCMSSDLNKHRRVHTGERPYKCPDCGKSFRVSSNLTAHRRIHTGERPYKCPECEQSFRQSSTLLKHQRLHLQERPYKCPECGQSFCVSSALTVHQRIHTGERPYRCKGCGKSFSNSSSLVTHQRIHTGEKPYKCPDCGKSFSQRSALSAHRSIHRGERPYKCDCGESFIVSADLLKHQRIHTGEKLYNCKDCGKSFSRSTNLAAHRRIHRGEKPYKCPDCGKSFTSSSTLITHQRLHTGERPYNCSDCGRRFSQSSALTKHRRIHTGERPYNCSDCGKSFTNSSHLIRHQTTHTGESPYKCPECGKRFRQSSALLKHRRLHMGNTVNVDFTENAQTTSEARWDGNP is encoded by the exons ATGGACCAAGGGGAAGAACCCAGTGCCCCAGACCCTCAAGATTCTTCAGAAAAGGAGACACTGAGCGACTCCCACATAG CACAGGGAATGACTCATGTCTGGATTCAGAAGGGAGCTGATGGGTTCAGCAGGGAGAATGAAGATGAGAGTCCTCAGCAGGAAAGTCCCGAGCGAATGGACCTGCATGGGATGTTATCAGGAAGCACCAAAGGGGAAGTTTCCCAGAATCATGAAAAGGAAAAAGCCAGTGCGAGTCAGTCTTATAAATGCcccgactgtgggaaaagcttccacTGGAGCTCACGCCTTGCCATTCATCggcgaatccacacaggagagaagccacATAAGTGTGCCGACTGTGGGAAAGGCTTCAATTGGAGAGCACAGCTTATCACACACTGGAGATgtcacacgggagagaaaccctttACATGTgaggactgtgggaaaagcttcatgcGGAGCTCCATCCTTACTGAACACAAGAGAATACACACGGGAGAGACACCTTACAAATGCGACTATTGTGGGGAAAGATTTGCCTGGAGCTCAGCCCTCTCTGTACACAGGAGAATCCATGTGGAAGGGGAACACTATCGATGTAAagattgtgggaaaagcttctgCATGAGCTCAGATCTTAATAAACATAGAAGAGtgcacacgggagagagaccctataaatgccctGACTGTGGAAAGAGCTTCAGAGTGAGCTCAAACCTCACGGCACATCGGAGGATCCACaccggagagagaccctataaatgccccgAATGTGAGCAAAGCTTCCGGCAGAGCTccacccttcttaaacatcagagACTACACTTGCAAGAGAGGCCGTATAAATGCCCTGAGTGTGGGCAAAGCTTCTGTGTCAGCTCAGCCCTGACTGttcatcagaggatccacacgggagagagaccttACAGATGCAAAggctgtgggaaaagcttcagtaacAGCTCATCCCTTGTCACCCACCAGaggatccacacgggagagaaaccctataaatgccccgACTGCGGGAAGAGTTTCAGCCAGCGCTCGGCCCTGTCTGCGCACAGGAGCATCCacagaggagagagaccctataaatgtgACTGTGGGGAAAGTTTCATTGTGAGTGCTGACCTTCTcaagcatcagagaatccacacgggagagaaactCTACAATTGCaaagactgtgggaaaagcttctctCGGAGCACCAACCTTGCTGCCCACAGGCGGATCCACAGGGGAGAGAAACCTTATAAATgccctgactgtgggaaaagcttcactagtAGCTCAACCCTTATTACGCATCAGAGactgcacacaggagagagaccctataactGCTCTGATTGCGGGAGAAGGTTCAGTCAGAGCTCAGCCCTTACTAAGCAtcggagaatccacacgggagaaagACCCTATAACTGttctgactgtgggaaaagcttcaccaACAGCTCCCATCTTATTAGACATCAGACAACCCACACTGGAGAGAGTCCCTATAAATGCCCGGAATGTGGGAAAAGATTCAGGCAGAGCTCGGCCCTTCTGAAACATCGGAGACTCCACATGGGAAACACTGTAAATGTCGACTTTACAGAGAATGCTCAGACCACCAGTGAAGCCAGGTGGGATGGGAATCCATGA
- the LOC144275201 gene encoding uncharacterized protein LOC144275201 isoform X1, with product MVNGAITNSDNHPFPSYEQDPPPAPSPPATTSPDLISHMDQGEEPSAPDPQDSSEKETLSDSHIAQGMTHVWIQKGADGFSRENEDESPQQESPERMDLHGMLSGSTKGEVSQNHEKEKASASQSYKCPDCGKSFHWSSRLAIHRRIHTGEKPHKCADCGKGFNWRAQLITHWRCHTGEKPFTCEDCGKSFMRSSILTEHKRIHTGETPYKCDYCGERFAWSSALSVHRRIHVEGEHYRCKDCGKSFCMSSDLNKHRRVHTGERPYKCPDCGKSFRVSSNLTAHRRIHTGERPYKCPECEQSFRQSSTLLKHQRLHLQERPYKCPECGQSFCVSSALTVHQRIHTGERPYRCKGCGKSFSNSSSLVTHQRIHTGEKPYKCPDCGKSFSQRSALSAHRSIHRGERPYKCDCGESFIVSADLLKHQRIHTGEKLYNCKDCGKSFSRSTNLAAHRRIHRGEKPYKCPDCGKSFTSSSTLITHQRLHTGERPYNCSDCGRRFSQSSALTKHRRIHTGERPYNCSDCGKSFTNSSHLIRHQTTHTGESPYKCPECGKRFRQSSALLKHRRLHMGNTVNVDFTENAQTTSEARWDGNP from the exons ATGGTTAATGGAGCTATAACAAACTCTGATAATCACCCCTTTCCATCCTATGAGCaggaccctccccctgccccctccccgcccgcgaCCACCTCACCAGACCTTATTTCCCACATGGACCAAGGGGAAGAACCCAGTGCCCCAGACCCTCAAGATTCTTCAGAAAAGGAGACACTGAGCGACTCCCACATAG CACAGGGAATGACTCATGTCTGGATTCAGAAGGGAGCTGATGGGTTCAGCAGGGAGAATGAAGATGAGAGTCCTCAGCAGGAAAGTCCCGAGCGAATGGACCTGCATGGGATGTTATCAGGAAGCACCAAAGGGGAAGTTTCCCAGAATCATGAAAAGGAAAAAGCCAGTGCGAGTCAGTCTTATAAATGCcccgactgtgggaaaagcttccacTGGAGCTCACGCCTTGCCATTCATCggcgaatccacacaggagagaagccacATAAGTGTGCCGACTGTGGGAAAGGCTTCAATTGGAGAGCACAGCTTATCACACACTGGAGATgtcacacgggagagaaaccctttACATGTgaggactgtgggaaaagcttcatgcGGAGCTCCATCCTTACTGAACACAAGAGAATACACACGGGAGAGACACCTTACAAATGCGACTATTGTGGGGAAAGATTTGCCTGGAGCTCAGCCCTCTCTGTACACAGGAGAATCCATGTGGAAGGGGAACACTATCGATGTAAagattgtgggaaaagcttctgCATGAGCTCAGATCTTAATAAACATAGAAGAGtgcacacgggagagagaccctataaatgccctGACTGTGGAAAGAGCTTCAGAGTGAGCTCAAACCTCACGGCACATCGGAGGATCCACaccggagagagaccctataaatgccccgAATGTGAGCAAAGCTTCCGGCAGAGCTccacccttcttaaacatcagagACTACACTTGCAAGAGAGGCCGTATAAATGCCCTGAGTGTGGGCAAAGCTTCTGTGTCAGCTCAGCCCTGACTGttcatcagaggatccacacgggagagagaccttACAGATGCAAAggctgtgggaaaagcttcagtaacAGCTCATCCCTTGTCACCCACCAGaggatccacacgggagagaaaccctataaatgccccgACTGCGGGAAGAGTTTCAGCCAGCGCTCGGCCCTGTCTGCGCACAGGAGCATCCacagaggagagagaccctataaatgtgACTGTGGGGAAAGTTTCATTGTGAGTGCTGACCTTCTcaagcatcagagaatccacacgggagagaaactCTACAATTGCaaagactgtgggaaaagcttctctCGGAGCACCAACCTTGCTGCCCACAGGCGGATCCACAGGGGAGAGAAACCTTATAAATgccctgactgtgggaaaagcttcactagtAGCTCAACCCTTATTACGCATCAGAGactgcacacaggagagagaccctataactGCTCTGATTGCGGGAGAAGGTTCAGTCAGAGCTCAGCCCTTACTAAGCAtcggagaatccacacgggagaaagACCCTATAACTGttctgactgtgggaaaagcttcaccaACAGCTCCCATCTTATTAGACATCAGACAACCCACACTGGAGAGAGTCCCTATAAATGCCCGGAATGTGGGAAAAGATTCAGGCAGAGCTCGGCCCTTCTGAAACATCGGAGACTCCACATGGGAAACACTGTAAATGTCGACTTTACAGAGAATGCTCAGACCACCAGTGAAGCCAGGTGGGATGGGAATCCATGA